Proteins encoded within one genomic window of Variovorax sp. OAS795:
- a CDS encoding phospholipase D family protein yields MACRRLLLRCGHWLFAIGAALSIGGCATLPDEAPRPPTRAMAVSADTALGKIALASLPDPDLSGFRLMPGGDFAFDTRIQLARRAQRTLDVQYYQIENDETGRYLLRTLRDAAARGVRVRLLMDDLYTSGEDELLLGLAATPNVELRLFNPFPAGRGSILKRFTASLFDFSRVNRRMHNKLFIADGAMAVAGGRNIGNQYFRRTAGENFIDLDTFVTGALVTRLGALFDQYWNSAYVRPVQSVVATGLSREALQARFETATGPDTTPPPPPPAPNDLLGYSPVAEDLAAGKLGLIWALAEAYADSPDRVIGKTASYGGVPLLAVDSVRYNVVEQMRRARSEVTIVSPYLIPGEAGLEVMREIRRRNVKISVVTNSLAATDEPLVHTAYRRYRPDMLKLGADLYELSTTRTRRSVRLGLFGTSVGRLHAKSAVIDRQVLFVGSMNFDPRSETHNTEIGLFIRSPEMAQQALKLIDVLKQQGAYRLRFAAEGDASRIEWISEEAGKTTVLNEEPDSDFWGRAMLELLAPLTPESLL; encoded by the coding sequence GCGCTCGGCAAGATCGCGCTGGCTTCGCTGCCCGATCCGGACCTCAGCGGCTTCCGGCTGATGCCGGGCGGCGACTTCGCCTTCGACACGCGCATCCAGCTGGCACGCCGCGCGCAGCGCACGCTCGACGTGCAGTACTACCAGATCGAGAACGACGAGACCGGCCGCTACCTGCTGCGCACCCTGCGCGACGCGGCCGCGCGCGGGGTGCGCGTGCGGCTCCTGATGGACGACCTGTACACCTCGGGCGAGGACGAGCTGCTGCTCGGGCTTGCCGCCACGCCGAACGTCGAGCTGCGCCTCTTCAACCCGTTCCCGGCCGGGCGCGGCAGCATCCTCAAGCGCTTCACGGCCTCGCTTTTCGATTTCAGCCGCGTGAACCGGCGCATGCACAACAAGCTCTTCATCGCCGATGGCGCCATGGCGGTCGCGGGTGGCCGGAACATCGGCAACCAGTACTTCAGGCGCACGGCGGGCGAGAACTTCATCGACCTCGACACCTTCGTGACAGGCGCGCTGGTGACGCGCCTGGGCGCCCTGTTCGACCAGTACTGGAACAGCGCCTACGTGCGGCCGGTGCAGTCGGTGGTGGCCACGGGCCTCTCGCGCGAAGCGCTGCAAGCGCGCTTCGAAACCGCCACCGGCCCCGACACCACGCCGCCGCCGCCGCCGCCCGCGCCCAACGACCTGCTCGGCTACAGCCCGGTGGCCGAGGACCTGGCCGCCGGCAAGCTCGGGCTGATCTGGGCGCTGGCCGAGGCCTACGCCGATTCGCCCGACCGCGTGATCGGCAAGACCGCCTCGTACGGCGGCGTGCCGCTGCTGGCCGTCGACAGCGTGCGCTACAACGTGGTCGAGCAGATGCGCCGCGCGCGCTCCGAGGTGACCATCGTCTCGCCCTACCTGATCCCGGGCGAGGCCGGCCTGGAGGTGATGCGCGAGATCCGCCGGCGCAACGTGAAGATCAGCGTGGTCACCAATTCGCTCGCCGCCACCGACGAGCCGCTGGTGCACACCGCCTACCGCCGCTACCGGCCCGACATGCTGAAGCTGGGCGCCGACCTGTACGAGCTCAGCACCACGCGCACGCGGCGCAGCGTGCGGCTGGGGCTCTTCGGCACCTCGGTCGGACGGCTGCATGCCAAGTCGGCCGTGATCGACCGACAGGTGCTGTTCGTCGGTTCGATGAATTTCGATCCGCGCTCCGAGACGCACAACACCGAGATCGGGCTTTTCATCCGCAGCCCCGAGATGGCGCAGCAGGCGCTCAAGCTCATCGACGTGCTGAAGCAGCAGGGCGCCTACCGGCTGCGCTTTGCCGCGGAAGGCGACGCGTCGCGCATCGAGTGGATCAGCGAGGAGGCCGGCAAGACCACCGTGCTGAACGAGGAGCCCGACTCCGATTTCTGGGGCCGCGCCATGCTCGAACTGCTTGCGCCGCTGACGCCGGAGAGCCTGCTGTAG
- a CDS encoding YceI family protein, with product MKKLFLAAALSAAAVATPALAQEYTAPAVAAKPAGGPAKNASYVIDPTHTFVMYEMGHYGTTTNRGRFSTKDGTVQIDGSGSSGKVDITMDISSINTGVDLLNRHVQSKDFFNVAEFPTGRFVADRIEFNGDKVVDVPGTLTLMGQTRPVTLKAVRFNCYLNPLINRQVCGGDFETTVQRSDWGITWGLNFGFENKVKLLVQVEAVNVQQ from the coding sequence ATGAAGAAGCTCTTCCTCGCCGCCGCGCTGTCCGCAGCGGCCGTTGCCACGCCCGCCCTCGCGCAGGAATACACGGCGCCGGCGGTGGCCGCCAAGCCCGCGGGCGGTCCGGCCAAGAACGCCAGCTACGTGATCGACCCGACCCACACCTTCGTGATGTACGAGATGGGGCACTACGGCACCACCACCAACCGCGGGCGCTTCAGCACCAAGGACGGCACGGTGCAGATCGACGGCAGCGGCAGCAGCGGCAAGGTCGACATCACGATGGACATCAGCTCCATCAACACCGGCGTCGACCTGCTCAACCGCCACGTGCAAAGCAAGGACTTCTTCAACGTGGCCGAGTTTCCGACCGGCCGCTTCGTGGCGGACCGCATCGAGTTCAACGGCGACAAGGTGGTCGACGTGCCGGGCACGCTCACGCTGATGGGGCAGACCAGGCCGGTCACGCTCAAGGCCGTGCGCTTCAACTGCTACCTGAATCCGCTGATCAACCGCCAGGTCTGCGGCGGCGACTTCGAGACCACGGTGCAGCGCAGCGACTGGGGCATCACCTGGGGCCTGAACTTCGGCTTCGAGAACAAGGTGAAGCTGCTGGTGCAGGTCGAAGCGGTCAACGTGCAGCAATAG
- a CDS encoding YceI family protein: MNRVLRLFLAAAASVALAPAGAEPASPTRLVADKSQIAFVSKQMGVPVEGTFKKFDAQVAFDPRKPEGGTVALQIDTASASLGVPMSDAELPKGPWFDAAHFPQAVFQSSAIKALGDGRFEMAGKLTIKNISRQVTVPVTIAPAGSHAVATGSFTIQRLDYKVGDGEWTDTSVVGNDVQVRFKFTLAGFGPL, encoded by the coding sequence ATGAACCGCGTCCTTCGCTTGTTCCTTGCGGCCGCGGCGTCCGTCGCCCTCGCACCCGCGGGCGCCGAGCCGGCAAGCCCGACGCGCCTCGTGGCCGACAAGAGCCAGATCGCGTTCGTCAGCAAGCAGATGGGCGTGCCGGTGGAAGGCACCTTCAAGAAGTTCGATGCGCAGGTGGCCTTCGACCCGCGCAAGCCCGAGGGCGGCACCGTCGCGCTGCAGATCGACACCGCGAGCGCATCGCTCGGCGTGCCGATGAGCGATGCCGAGTTGCCCAAGGGCCCCTGGTTCGACGCCGCGCATTTCCCGCAGGCCGTCTTCCAGTCGAGTGCCATCAAGGCGCTGGGCGACGGCCGGTTCGAGATGGCGGGCAAGCTCACCATCAAGAACATCTCGCGCCAGGTCACGGTGCCGGTCACCATCGCGCCGGCCGGCAGCCACGCGGTGGCCACCGGAAGCTTTACGATCCAGCGGCTCGACTACAAGGTCGGCGACGGCGAATGGACCGACACCTCGGTGGTCGGCAACGACGTGCAGGTCCGATTCAAGTTCACGCTCGCGGGCTTCGGCCCGCTTTGA
- a CDS encoding cytochrome b/b6 domain-containing protein yields the protein MPLPREPRDLRYGPVAMALHWLLAAMIVGSLGVGLYMTGLPLSPARIKLYNWHKWAGVTILLLSALRLLWRLRHAPPPLPSAAAMPRWQRTGYRASHALMYLLFLAVPLFGWAYSSALGFPVVWFGVLPLPDLMPVDKELAEAVLKPLHKGSAFTLAAVALLHVAAVLKHHWIDRDGILQRMWPAPRKEPLR from the coding sequence ATGCCTCTCCCGCGAGAACCGCGAGACCTGCGCTATGGCCCCGTCGCCATGGCGCTGCACTGGCTGCTCGCGGCCATGATCGTCGGCTCGCTCGGCGTCGGCCTCTACATGACGGGGCTGCCGCTCTCGCCCGCGCGCATCAAGCTCTACAACTGGCACAAGTGGGCCGGGGTGACGATCCTGCTGCTGTCGGCCCTGCGGCTCCTGTGGCGGCTGCGCCATGCGCCGCCACCCTTGCCGTCGGCCGCGGCGATGCCGCGCTGGCAGCGCACCGGCTACCGCGCGAGCCACGCGCTGATGTACCTGCTGTTCCTCGCGGTGCCGCTGTTCGGGTGGGCCTACAGTTCGGCGCTGGGTTTTCCGGTCGTGTGGTTCGGCGTGCTGCCGCTGCCCGACCTGATGCCGGTCGACAAGGAACTGGCCGAGGCCGTGCTGAAGCCGCTGCACAAGGGCAGCGCGTTCACGCTGGCCGCCGTGGCGCTGCTGCATGTGGCGGCGGTGCTCAAGCACCACTGGATCGACCGCGACGGCATCCTCCAACGCATGTGGCCCGCGCCACGCAAGGAACCCCTCCGATGA